One region of Arthrobacter sp. StoSoilB22 genomic DNA includes:
- a CDS encoding FAD-binding protein, which translates to MTTESLTGGAASQRLVVVGSGIAGLYSALLAADAGAEVVLLTKGALADSNTYYAQGGISAVLDEPAPGDTVAAHIADTLKAGAGHCNEEAARVLCTEARLDIAGLARFGVHFDLDDDGDPALGLEAAHSAPRILHAGGDATGAGVAAALIKTVLDFQAAGKIQVIGHAHVTSLSLGGPGGGRVVGANFLHDGRHLGVHGDSVLLATGGAGQLFAQTTNPSVATADGLALAWRVGAAVADLEFFQFHPTCMVLPTEAREAEGNNDPLLISEAVRGEGAILVDATGHRFMPDYHPDAELAPRDVVSRSIALHLTKLGDPNGHVFLDATVIEESRGKGFLAKRFPTLSKRTRQAGVDWTTELVPVAPAAHYWMGGVVTDLYGRTSVPGLLAAGEVACTGVQGANRLASNSLLEGLVFGRRAVEAFLLGDRDAAGPLAPALAPRTGDRLAGSAAGSGAHATTALSEPPAPLLGSELELEPVPAPVSWEFESLPGPGAREVSFAKAGVFSRGALRRLMTAKAGVLRDGALIREAGVALAAWAEDVLPLNVPESLDVREHEDSNLLLAAQLLVHAARERRESLGAHYRSDSWEDPGVVEDIDKRYTMSRKVSLVHD; encoded by the coding sequence ATGACTACAGAGAGCCTTACCGGCGGGGCCGCCTCCCAAAGGCTGGTCGTCGTCGGAAGCGGCATCGCAGGTCTGTACTCAGCCCTTCTTGCTGCCGATGCCGGCGCGGAAGTGGTGCTGCTGACCAAAGGTGCGCTCGCAGACAGCAACACCTACTACGCCCAAGGCGGGATTTCCGCTGTGCTGGACGAGCCGGCCCCCGGCGATACTGTGGCAGCCCACATCGCCGACACACTCAAAGCCGGGGCCGGCCACTGCAATGAAGAAGCAGCACGGGTGCTGTGCACTGAGGCCCGGTTGGACATCGCAGGACTGGCACGTTTCGGCGTCCACTTCGACCTTGACGACGACGGCGATCCCGCACTGGGTCTCGAAGCCGCCCACTCAGCTCCCCGCATCCTCCACGCCGGTGGCGACGCTACAGGAGCCGGAGTGGCGGCCGCGCTGATCAAAACCGTGCTGGACTTCCAAGCCGCAGGAAAGATCCAGGTCATAGGGCACGCCCACGTGACATCGCTCTCCTTGGGGGGACCGGGCGGCGGCCGTGTAGTGGGAGCGAACTTCCTCCACGATGGCCGCCACCTCGGCGTCCACGGCGACTCTGTGTTGCTCGCCACCGGGGGAGCCGGCCAGCTGTTCGCCCAAACCACCAATCCCTCAGTGGCAACAGCGGATGGCCTGGCACTGGCGTGGCGTGTTGGGGCGGCCGTGGCAGACCTTGAGTTCTTTCAATTCCACCCAACGTGCATGGTTCTCCCGACTGAGGCACGGGAAGCAGAAGGCAACAACGACCCCCTGCTCATCTCCGAAGCGGTACGGGGCGAGGGCGCCATCCTGGTAGATGCCACCGGTCACCGCTTCATGCCCGACTACCACCCTGATGCCGAACTCGCACCCAGGGACGTCGTCTCCCGCAGCATCGCCCTTCACCTCACAAAACTCGGCGACCCCAACGGCCACGTGTTCCTGGACGCCACCGTGATTGAGGAAAGCCGAGGAAAAGGCTTCCTGGCCAAGCGTTTCCCCACCCTCAGCAAACGCACCCGCCAAGCCGGCGTTGACTGGACCACCGAGCTTGTTCCTGTAGCACCCGCGGCCCACTACTGGATGGGCGGCGTGGTCACCGACCTTTACGGCCGCACCTCTGTTCCCGGGCTACTGGCCGCCGGCGAAGTGGCGTGTACCGGGGTGCAAGGTGCCAACCGGCTGGCCAGCAATTCCCTGCTCGAGGGCCTCGTGTTCGGAAGGCGGGCTGTTGAAGCGTTCCTCCTTGGTGACCGCGACGCCGCAGGCCCCTTGGCGCCTGCGCTCGCGCCTCGTACCGGCGATCGCCTCGCAGGCTCGGCGGCCGGTTCGGGCGCTCACGCGACAACGGCGCTGTCGGAACCTCCGGCCCCGCTACTGGGTTCGGAATTGGAACTTGAGCCGGTGCCTGCTCCTGTTTCCTGGGAGTTTGAGTCTTTGCCGGGGCCGGGGGCTCGGGAGGTTTCTTTTGCGAAGGCGGGGGTGTTTTCGCGGGGGGCACTGCGGCGGTTGATGACTGCCAAGGCCGGGGTCTTGCGTGATGGTGCTCTGATTCGTGAGGCCGGGGTGGCGTTGGCTGCCTGGGCAGAGGATGTGCTTCCACTGAATGTTCCTGAGTCTTTGGATGTCCGGGAGCATGAGGATTCCAACCTCTTGTTGGCGGCGCAGTTGCTGGTGCATGCTGCCCGGGAACGGCGTGAGTCCTTGGGGGCGCATTACCGCAGCGACAGCTGGGAGGACCCCGGAGTCGTCGAAGATATTGACAAGCGTTACACCATGAGCCGGAAAGTGAGCCTCGTCCATGACTAA
- a CDS encoding cysteine desulfurase family protein: MIFLDAAATTPVRREALEAMWPYLSGEFGNPSSHHSLGETAAGALAGARSGVAKVLNCRAGEVTFTSGGTEADNLAVKGIALARKAADPSLNRVVISAIEHPAVEESARYLERVHGFTVDVLPVDGKGLVSIDGLRSVIGPHTALVSVMYANNEVGTVQPIAALAAVAREHGVPFHTDAVQAAGWLPVDVKALGVDALSISGHKLGAPKGSGVLFTKGRLRVEPLVHGGGQEKAKRSGTENVAGAVALSTALKLSHAEQPHQAARVSDLRDQFIQRILATVPHALLTGHPIQRLPSVASFCFPGTSGESVLLELERLGVVCSSGSACAAGSDAPSPVLLALGIAPETAQTAVRFSFTSTVTDAELEQAAAAVETAVGRVRNLAVPQEKQ, encoded by the coding sequence ATGATCTTCCTTGACGCCGCAGCCACCACTCCGGTTCGCCGTGAGGCCCTTGAAGCCATGTGGCCTTACCTGAGCGGCGAGTTCGGCAACCCCTCCAGCCACCACAGCCTGGGCGAAACGGCAGCGGGTGCGCTTGCCGGAGCCCGTTCCGGCGTCGCGAAGGTCCTGAACTGCCGTGCCGGCGAGGTGACCTTCACTTCCGGCGGCACGGAAGCGGACAACCTTGCCGTCAAAGGCATAGCGTTGGCGCGGAAGGCGGCTGATCCGTCGCTGAACCGTGTGGTGATCAGTGCCATCGAACATCCCGCAGTGGAAGAATCAGCCCGTTACCTGGAACGGGTGCATGGATTCACCGTGGATGTGCTCCCCGTGGACGGGAAAGGTCTGGTCTCCATTGATGGCTTAAGGTCGGTCATAGGCCCCCACACCGCTCTGGTGAGTGTCATGTACGCGAACAATGAGGTCGGAACCGTCCAGCCCATTGCAGCCTTGGCCGCAGTGGCCCGGGAACACGGAGTGCCGTTCCACACGGACGCAGTGCAAGCCGCTGGGTGGTTGCCGGTGGACGTGAAAGCGCTCGGTGTGGACGCGTTGAGTATTTCCGGACATAAACTTGGTGCGCCCAAGGGATCCGGTGTCCTGTTCACCAAGGGGCGGCTTCGGGTGGAGCCCCTGGTGCACGGTGGCGGCCAAGAGAAGGCAAAGCGCTCGGGCACAGAGAACGTGGCAGGGGCTGTTGCGTTGTCCACGGCGCTCAAGCTCTCCCACGCTGAGCAGCCCCATCAAGCAGCGCGCGTTTCGGATCTCAGGGATCAGTTCATCCAGCGGATCCTCGCCACCGTACCTCACGCCCTGCTCACAGGACACCCCATCCAACGCCTGCCCTCCGTAGCTTCTTTCTGCTTCCCCGGAACCAGCGGCGAGTCTGTGCTGCTTGAGCTGGAGCGGCTCGGCGTGGTGTGTTCCAGTGGATCGGCCTGCGCGGCGGGATCCGACGCACCCTCGCCGGTGCTCCTGGCCCTGGGTATCGCCCCTGAAACGGCCCAGACGGCGGTGCGTTTCAGCTTCACCTCAACTGTCACCGACGCCGAACTGGAACAGGCAGCCGCTGCCGTGGAAACCGCCGTCGGACGCGTCCGGAACCTGGCTGTCCCCCAAGAAAAGCAGTAA
- a CDS encoding NUDIX domain-containing protein yields MNAVNTNSANVAERRLAPPSLAISTVIFALRPSETSGRPTLWLPLVRRIREPYKDMWALPGGPLAHDESLQDAASRNLRETTGLAPHYLEQLYAFGGLHRSPTQRVVSIVYWALVQPTEAALADESENVRWFRADKLAELAFDHNAIVDYALWRLRNKMAYGTIAYHLLGEFFTLAQVREVYEAVLDRQLDPANFRRHVKATPEIEETGEYLQGGKHRPPRLYRFTGTPGLGPDNRSTP; encoded by the coding sequence GTGAACGCCGTGAACACCAACTCAGCCAACGTTGCCGAGCGGCGGCTTGCACCGCCGTCGCTGGCTATTTCAACGGTGATTTTCGCCCTCCGCCCCAGCGAGACATCCGGGCGCCCAACCCTGTGGTTGCCGTTGGTACGGCGTATCCGTGAGCCTTACAAAGACATGTGGGCGCTCCCGGGTGGACCGTTGGCCCACGACGAATCCCTCCAGGATGCGGCTTCACGGAACCTCCGCGAAACCACCGGCCTGGCGCCTCACTACCTTGAGCAGCTCTACGCTTTCGGCGGCCTCCATAGATCGCCCACCCAAAGAGTGGTCTCCATCGTGTACTGGGCACTGGTGCAACCCACTGAAGCTGCCCTCGCTGACGAGTCCGAGAATGTGCGCTGGTTCCGGGCAGACAAGCTCGCCGAACTGGCCTTCGACCACAACGCAATCGTGGACTACGCCCTGTGGCGGCTGCGCAACAAGATGGCCTACGGGACCATCGCCTACCACCTGCTGGGAGAGTTTTTCACCCTCGCCCAGGTCCGCGAAGTCTACGAGGCCGTGCTGGACCGCCAGCTCGATCCCGCTAACTTTCGCAGGCACGTCAAGGCAACACCGGAAATCGAAGAAACCGGTGAATACCTTCAAGGCGGAAAACACCGCCCGCCACGCCTCTACCGCTTCACCGGCACGCCCGGCCTCGGGCCAGATAACAGGAGTACACCATGA
- a CDS encoding thiamine pyrophosphate-dependent enzyme, giving the protein MTTKAVLAAVDDDAAPLTHHQLRELYTLMAAVRHLDTSAVAWQRQGIIPGYAPELGQEAAQVGSGYAVDRTRDFVFPTYREMGVARAMGLDMVGYMSTHKATWHGGMYNPLESRFAPIQAVVAGSVLHAVGWAHGQTLSGHAEGETGVAMTYFGDGASSQGDVHEAMNFAAVMKAPVVFFIQNNGWAISLPTERQVAGGSVAARAAGYGIPSLQVDGNDVVAVFEATRSALAHCRAGNGPVVIEAMTYRRGPHSTADDPGRYRTLDEERTDAGEDPLERFRQRLLDEGVADEAFFAEAQRKAEEEEEAIRTGIEDLGPRPGAEMFGLVFQEPTPALQSQATAWREESEHV; this is encoded by the coding sequence ATGACTACCAAAGCCGTGCTGGCCGCCGTCGATGATGACGCGGCCCCGCTAACCCACCATCAACTCCGTGAGCTGTACACCCTGATGGCAGCCGTCCGGCATCTGGACACCTCAGCCGTCGCCTGGCAGCGCCAAGGCATCATCCCGGGATACGCCCCGGAGCTCGGCCAGGAGGCCGCCCAGGTAGGCAGCGGCTACGCCGTTGACCGGACCCGTGACTTCGTCTTCCCCACCTACCGAGAGATGGGCGTTGCCCGGGCGATGGGCCTGGACATGGTGGGCTACATGTCCACCCATAAGGCCACGTGGCACGGTGGTATGTACAACCCGTTGGAATCCAGGTTCGCACCCATTCAGGCCGTGGTTGCGGGCTCCGTCCTGCACGCTGTCGGCTGGGCCCATGGCCAAACCCTTTCCGGCCACGCGGAGGGTGAAACGGGCGTTGCCATGACGTACTTCGGCGACGGCGCCTCCTCGCAGGGCGACGTCCACGAAGCCATGAACTTCGCGGCAGTCATGAAGGCTCCCGTGGTGTTCTTCATCCAGAACAACGGCTGGGCCATCTCCCTCCCCACGGAACGCCAGGTAGCCGGCGGATCGGTCGCGGCTCGCGCTGCCGGGTACGGAATCCCGTCCCTGCAGGTGGACGGAAATGACGTGGTAGCTGTTTTCGAAGCCACTCGTTCCGCTTTAGCGCACTGCCGCGCCGGCAACGGACCCGTGGTGATTGAAGCCATGACCTACCGCCGCGGGCCGCACTCCACCGCCGACGATCCCGGCCGCTACCGCACGCTGGACGAGGAACGCACCGACGCCGGCGAGGATCCGCTGGAGCGCTTCAGGCAGCGGCTGCTCGACGAAGGGGTTGCAGACGAGGCCTTCTTCGCCGAAGCGCAGCGGAAGGCCGAAGAAGAAGAGGAAGCCATCCGTACCGGCATCGAGGACCTGGGCCCCCGCCCCGGCGCCGAAATGTTCGGCCTGGTCTTCCAGGAACCAACGCCCGCCCTTCAATCCCAGGCCACCGCGTGGCGCGAGGAGTCCGAACATGTCTGA
- a CDS encoding Lrp/AsnC ligand binding domain-containing protein, whose protein sequence is MIENGVIGSWVPQPDPANFGFPVVAFCSVTITQEIGHDAIIESLSAIPEIIEVHTVTGNSDLMVRIAARSNPDMQRVLDAMIATKSVVRCSSVIVLNSHIQGRTLPLMEAAAKPV, encoded by the coding sequence ATGATTGAAAACGGGGTCATCGGTTCCTGGGTTCCCCAGCCTGATCCCGCCAACTTCGGCTTTCCGGTGGTGGCGTTCTGCTCGGTGACCATCACCCAGGAAATCGGCCACGATGCCATCATCGAAAGCCTCAGTGCCATCCCGGAAATTATCGAGGTTCACACTGTCACTGGAAATTCGGACCTGATGGTGCGGATCGCCGCGCGGTCCAACCCTGATATGCAACGCGTCCTTGATGCCATGATCGCCACCAAGTCCGTGGTCCGGTGTTCGTCGGTCATCGTCCTGAACAGCCACATCCAGGGCCGCACGCTCCCGCTGATGGAAGCTGCCGCCAAGCCAGTGTGA
- a CDS encoding alpha-ketoacid dehydrogenase subunit beta produces MSETMTALPGIEAAAAGVQQLSMQQALNRALDEILAENPKAVIFGEDCGRLGGVFRITDGLQAKHGEDRVFDTPLAESGILGMSVGLAVAGFHPIPEVQFDGFAYPAINQIVCQIARMNYRSRGTLPMPITLRVPSFGGIRAPEHHGESLEALFAHVPGLKVVSPSTPNDAYHLLKYAAARPDPVIFMEPKSRYWQKGPVDLTSVDAATAAHDGGADNGSNLTGARVAREGRHLTLVAWGAMVARCLQVAELAAEDGIDVEVLDLRWLKPIDAEALATSVGKTRRAVVVHEAPLTSGLGAEVAQLITQSCFATLKAPVERVTGFDVPYPSGDLEDEYIPNIDRILFGIQRVLEYRRG; encoded by the coding sequence ATGTCTGAGACCATGACTGCCTTGCCAGGCATTGAAGCTGCCGCAGCTGGCGTTCAGCAACTGTCCATGCAGCAAGCACTCAACCGTGCCCTGGACGAGATCCTGGCCGAGAACCCCAAGGCGGTCATCTTTGGCGAGGACTGCGGCCGGCTGGGCGGCGTCTTCCGCATCACCGACGGCCTCCAGGCAAAGCACGGCGAGGACCGCGTCTTCGACACCCCGCTTGCCGAATCCGGCATCCTCGGAATGTCCGTGGGCCTGGCCGTGGCAGGCTTCCACCCCATCCCCGAAGTCCAGTTCGACGGCTTCGCGTATCCGGCCATCAACCAGATCGTCTGCCAGATCGCACGGATGAACTACCGCAGCCGCGGGACCCTGCCCATGCCCATCACCCTGCGCGTGCCCAGCTTTGGCGGTATCCGTGCACCCGAGCACCACGGAGAGTCCTTGGAGGCGCTCTTCGCCCACGTTCCGGGGCTCAAAGTGGTATCACCGTCCACCCCGAACGATGCCTACCACCTGCTCAAGTACGCGGCAGCTCGACCGGACCCGGTCATTTTCATGGAACCGAAGTCCCGCTATTGGCAGAAGGGACCGGTGGACCTCACCTCGGTGGATGCGGCCACTGCAGCGCACGACGGCGGAGCGGACAACGGCAGCAACCTCACCGGCGCCCGCGTGGCGAGGGAAGGCAGGCACCTGACCCTCGTGGCGTGGGGCGCCATGGTGGCCCGTTGCCTGCAGGTTGCCGAACTGGCGGCCGAAGACGGCATCGACGTCGAAGTCCTGGACCTTCGCTGGCTGAAACCGATCGACGCGGAAGCGTTGGCGACCTCCGTCGGGAAGACGCGCCGCGCCGTCGTCGTCCATGAAGCGCCGCTGACCTCAGGCCTGGGCGCCGAAGTGGCCCAACTCATCACGCAGAGCTGTTTCGCGACGCTCAAAGCGCCGGTGGAACGCGTGACGGGCTTCGACGTGCCCTATCCCTCCGGAGACCTGGAAGACGAATACATCCCCAACATCGACCGCATCCTCTTTGGGATCCAACGCGTACTGGAGTACCGCCGTGGCTGA
- a CDS encoding amino acid permease, which translates to MTTKSIAAPAPTSGLGHSLKPRQLTMMGLGSAIGAGLFLGSGAGVQAAGPAVLISYLVAGTLIILVMWALGEMAAANPNSGAFSVYAEKAMGKTAGGTIGWLWWLQLVVVIAAEAIGAAGLLFSIWPVIPVWVLALVFMVVFTGINLVGVRNFGEFEFWFAILKVAAIVIFLLIGAALLLGWLPNVPSPGFSAFGDFAPNGIGGIAAALFVVIFAFGGTEIVSVAAAETENPAHSVGKAIRTVVWRILVFYIGSVFVIAAVLPVGSEGLKSPFAGVLDLAGIPGAGAAITLVAVVALLSALNANLYGASRMIFSLSERGEAPRFLSRLSGSKVPVAAVGISVAFGFIATVLELLFPEKILPALLNLVGSTCLVVWGTALVSQFILRRRADRDGTELPLRMKGFPFLTIVGLVLLGLILVVGFANPESAGQLIGTFILIMVIAAGCFLNARAKAGRQTTPVE; encoded by the coding sequence ATGACAACGAAGTCCATCGCGGCTCCTGCGCCAACATCCGGCCTCGGCCATTCGCTCAAGCCGCGCCAGCTCACCATGATGGGGCTAGGCAGCGCGATCGGCGCGGGCCTCTTCCTCGGCTCGGGGGCAGGCGTTCAGGCGGCCGGTCCGGCAGTCCTTATTTCCTACCTCGTCGCCGGTACGCTGATCATCCTGGTCATGTGGGCCCTTGGCGAGATGGCGGCAGCCAACCCGAACAGCGGCGCGTTCTCCGTGTACGCGGAGAAGGCCATGGGCAAGACCGCCGGCGGAACCATCGGCTGGTTGTGGTGGTTGCAGCTGGTAGTAGTCATTGCAGCCGAAGCCATCGGAGCAGCCGGTCTGCTGTTCTCGATCTGGCCCGTCATCCCCGTATGGGTCCTAGCGTTGGTCTTCATGGTGGTCTTCACGGGCATCAACCTTGTGGGCGTCCGCAACTTTGGTGAGTTCGAGTTCTGGTTCGCCATCCTCAAGGTCGCAGCGATCGTGATCTTCCTGCTGATCGGCGCAGCCCTGCTCTTGGGTTGGCTGCCTAACGTGCCCTCCCCCGGATTCTCAGCGTTTGGCGACTTTGCCCCCAACGGCATCGGCGGCATCGCGGCCGCCTTGTTCGTCGTGATCTTCGCCTTCGGTGGAACCGAGATCGTCAGCGTCGCCGCCGCCGAAACCGAGAACCCCGCCCACAGCGTAGGCAAGGCCATCCGTACAGTTGTTTGGCGCATCCTGGTCTTCTACATCGGCTCGGTGTTCGTGATCGCAGCCGTCCTTCCGGTGGGATCGGAAGGATTGAAGTCCCCATTCGCCGGAGTTCTGGACCTTGCAGGAATCCCCGGCGCCGGAGCGGCCATCACCCTGGTAGCCGTCGTCGCCCTGCTGTCCGCCCTCAACGCCAACCTCTACGGCGCCTCCCGCATGATTTTCTCCCTCTCAGAGCGCGGCGAAGCTCCACGCTTCCTGTCCCGCCTGAGCGGTTCAAAGGTTCCCGTCGCCGCAGTCGGCATCTCAGTTGCCTTCGGCTTCATCGCCACGGTCCTTGAGTTGCTGTTTCCGGAGAAGATCCTGCCGGCTCTGCTGAACCTTGTGGGATCCACATGCCTCGTGGTGTGGGGCACCGCACTGGTCTCGCAGTTCATCCTGCGCCGCAGGGCTGACCGGGACGGCACCGAGCTGCCGCTGCGCATGAAGGGATTCCCCTTCCTCACCATCGTGGGCCTTGTCCTGTTGGGCCTCATCCTGGTGGTGGGCTTCGCCAACCCGGAAAGTGCCGGGCAGCTGATCGGAACGTTCATCCTGATCATGGTCATCGCCGCCGGCTGCTTCCTCAACGCCAGGGCCAAGGCTGGCAGGCAGACCACGCCGGTCGAGTAG
- the nadC gene encoding carboxylating nicotinate-nucleotide diphosphorylase: MTNLTLPAAPVRDILERAFAEDAPSGDITSQLLIPADARATAVLNARVPGVFSGGPVFRDAMKLVDPDTEVELLLADGEAFDAGTHLARVSGSARSVLLAERVGLNLVQRMSAIATKTAEFVRLVEGTRARITDTRKTTPGLRVLERYAVRCGGGANHRYSLSDAVLAKDNHLAVMTGGDSSKLTELLIAAKAQLGHTTHFEVEVDRAEQIEPVLAAGVDTIMLDNFSIEQLRAGVKQVDGRAIVEASGNVNINTVTEIASAGVDVISIGGLTHSVSALDLGLDVVLETA; encoded by the coding sequence ATGACTAACCTGACCCTCCCCGCTGCCCCCGTCCGGGACATCCTGGAACGGGCGTTCGCGGAGGACGCGCCCAGCGGCGACATCACCTCGCAACTACTGATCCCCGCCGACGCCCGGGCAACTGCAGTGTTGAATGCGCGAGTCCCCGGGGTCTTCAGCGGCGGTCCCGTTTTCCGTGATGCCATGAAGCTCGTGGACCCGGACACGGAAGTGGAATTGCTCCTCGCCGACGGTGAGGCCTTCGACGCCGGAACACACCTCGCGCGGGTCAGCGGCAGCGCCCGCTCGGTGCTCCTCGCCGAAAGGGTGGGCCTGAACCTGGTGCAGCGGATGAGCGCCATAGCCACCAAAACGGCGGAATTCGTCCGGCTTGTGGAAGGGACGCGCGCCCGGATCACGGACACCCGCAAGACCACCCCCGGACTTCGTGTGCTGGAGCGCTATGCGGTGCGCTGTGGTGGGGGAGCCAACCACCGCTACAGCCTCTCCGACGCCGTGCTGGCCAAGGACAACCACCTGGCCGTCATGACCGGAGGCGACTCCAGCAAACTGACCGAGCTGCTGATTGCAGCCAAGGCCCAGCTTGGCCACACCACCCACTTCGAGGTGGAAGTGGACCGGGCCGAGCAGATTGAACCCGTGTTGGCTGCCGGTGTGGACACCATCATGCTGGACAACTTCTCCATCGAACAGCTCCGTGCCGGGGTCAAACAGGTGGACGGACGGGCCATCGTGGAAGCCAGCGGCAACGTGAACATCAATACCGTCACCGAGATCGCTTCCGCCGGCGTGGACGTAATTTCCATTGGTGGCCTGACCCACAGCGTGAGCGCCCTCGACCTGGGGCTGGACGTCGTTCTAGAGACAGCCTGA
- the nadA gene encoding quinolinate synthase NadA — protein sequence MSSVNTAVQLITREEAEKGLSRAGATCSPALARGPWEYDLAEALAGEPAYGPGASSEDVAPKATPRQGQLPDEYKKATDAELDARIRAAKATLGDRAVILGHFYQRDEVIQYADFVGDSFQLANAALTKPDAEAIIFCGVHFMAETADILSTPEQAVILPNLAAGCSMADMADEDSVEECWEQLEEIFGTDPDASGRVPVIPVTYMNSSAALKAFCGRNGGIVCTSSNAKVVLEWAFERGQRVLFFPDQHLGRNTAKALGVPLEQMPMWNPRKELGGNDEQVLQDSRVILWHGFCSVHKRFNVGQIEKARQDFLGVNVIVHPECPMEVVDAADSAGSTDFIKKAIAAATEPTTFAIGTEINMVNRLAAEYPQHTIFCLDPVICPCSTMYRIHPGYLAWVLEELVEGRIVNRITVDDSVQDNAKIALERMLAAKPA from the coding sequence ATGAGCAGCGTTAACACTGCCGTCCAGCTGATCACTCGCGAAGAAGCCGAGAAAGGCCTCTCCCGCGCAGGGGCCACGTGCAGCCCGGCCTTGGCCAGGGGCCCATGGGAGTACGACCTCGCCGAAGCACTTGCCGGCGAACCTGCTTATGGCCCGGGTGCTTCCAGCGAGGATGTCGCTCCCAAAGCCACACCGCGCCAGGGCCAGCTGCCCGATGAGTACAAAAAAGCCACCGACGCCGAACTTGACGCCCGCATCCGGGCCGCCAAAGCGACACTCGGGGACCGGGCCGTCATCCTGGGCCACTTCTACCAGCGTGACGAAGTCATCCAGTACGCGGACTTCGTGGGCGATTCCTTCCAGCTCGCCAACGCTGCCCTGACCAAGCCCGACGCCGAAGCGATCATCTTCTGCGGTGTGCACTTCATGGCCGAGACAGCGGACATCCTCTCCACGCCCGAACAGGCCGTCATCCTGCCAAACCTTGCCGCGGGATGCTCCATGGCTGACATGGCAGATGAAGACTCCGTGGAGGAATGCTGGGAGCAGCTTGAAGAAATCTTCGGCACGGACCCGGATGCCTCCGGCCGGGTACCCGTCATCCCTGTCACCTACATGAACTCCTCTGCAGCACTCAAGGCGTTCTGTGGCCGCAACGGTGGGATCGTCTGCACCTCGTCCAACGCCAAAGTGGTTCTGGAATGGGCGTTCGAACGCGGTCAGCGCGTTCTGTTCTTCCCCGATCAACACCTGGGCCGCAACACCGCCAAGGCACTGGGCGTCCCGCTTGAGCAGATGCCCATGTGGAACCCGCGCAAGGAACTTGGCGGCAATGACGAACAGGTACTACAGGACTCCCGGGTCATCCTCTGGCACGGCTTCTGCTCAGTCCACAAGCGCTTCAACGTGGGCCAGATCGAGAAAGCCCGGCAGGACTTCCTGGGCGTCAACGTGATTGTCCACCCCGAATGCCCCATGGAAGTAGTGGACGCCGCAGACTCCGCAGGATCCACCGACTTCATCAAGAAGGCCATCGCCGCCGCCACCGAACCCACCACGTTCGCGATCGGCACCGAGATCAACATGGTGAACAGGCTCGCCGCCGAATATCCGCAGCACACCATTTTCTGCCTCGATCCCGTCATTTGCCCCTGCTCCACCATGTACCGCATCCACCCCGGATACCTCGCCTGGGTCCTGGAGGAACTCGTGGAAGGACGCATCGTCAACCGCATCACCGTTGACGACTCCGTGCAGGACAACGCCAAAATTGCGCTCGAACGCATGCTGGCAGCCAAACCTGCCTAA
- a CDS encoding biotin/lipoyl-containing protein, which yields MAEISFPLPDLGEGLIEATVLDWLVEPGQQVERNQAIVELETTKSALELPSPQAGKVVRIHGAPGDTINVGEPLIVFEVPDDTAGIVGTVPKDEAPKRRVRLSAVLDED from the coding sequence GTGGCTGAAATTTCCTTCCCCCTTCCGGACCTCGGCGAGGGCTTGATTGAGGCAACAGTGCTGGACTGGCTCGTGGAGCCCGGTCAGCAGGTGGAACGCAACCAGGCGATCGTGGAGTTGGAAACCACCAAGTCGGCCCTCGAATTGCCCAGCCCGCAGGCGGGTAAAGTGGTGCGTATTCACGGAGCGCCCGGTGACACGATCAACGTTGGCGAGCCGCTGATCGTGTTCGAGGTTCCGGATGACACTGCCGGGATCGTGGGCACTGTTCCGAAGGACGAAGCACCCAAGCGCCGGGTCCGCCTGAGCGCCGTACTGGATGAGGACTGA